The Calliphora vicina chromosome 3, idCalVici1.1, whole genome shotgun sequence genome contains a region encoding:
- the LOC135953072 gene encoding cuticle protein 10.6: protein MFKLIAVFSALFAVASAGYLGHGYGLTAPAYATSYHAPAVVAAPVYKSYAAPIVHAAPVIKTYAAPALVHAPVATSYANTYKISQKAYPVVHAAPALVAAPVIKSYAAPAVIAAPAYGLGHGYGHGLALGHASYGHSIYH, encoded by the exons atGTTCAAATTG ATCGCTGTATTCTCTGCTCTCTTCGCCGTTGCCTCAGCTGGCTACTTGGGCCATGGTTATGGTTTGACTGCTCCCGCCTATGCTACCTCTTATCATGCCCCTGCCGTGGTTGCTGCTCCCGTCTATAAATCTTATGCTGCCCCCATTGTCCATGCAGCCCCTGTAATTAAGACCTATGCTGCACCCGCCCTTGTACATGCTCCCGTGGCCACCTCTTATGCCAACACCTATAAAATCTCTCAAAAAGCCTATCCCGTAGTACATGCTGCTCCTGCTCTTGTAGCCGCCCCCGTCATTAAGTCATACGCTGCACCAGCTGTCATTGCTGCTCCCGCCTATGGTTTGGGTCATGGTTATGGTCATGGTTTGGCTCTCGGCCATGCCAGCTATGGTCACTCCATCTATCATTAA